AAATCGAAAAGCAGGGGCGATAAGAAGGTTTGCGTCAATCTGGTTTGGGTGGTTTGCGGCATACCAGGCGGCGGTTTGGCCTCCCATGGACGATCCAATCAGGACCAGGTTTTTAAAGTTTTCTCCTTGAAATTGAATGATTTGGCCGAGATCCTCTAAATTTTTTGTAACGGTTAATCCTTTCATAGTCCCACTGGAGTTTCCATGTCCACGGTGGTCAAATGCTAGAAAAGCTGTTCCAATTTCATTAAACCGTTCTTGGAGAAAAAGAACCTTTTCTCCGCGCTGATGGGAGGCAAAACCATGGATATAAATGATCAACGTTTCCGTACCGCTCTTTCCAGAGGGAGACGTAAAAGAGTAGTCTAGGAATTGATTTGAATTTTTTGAAAAATTTAATTTTGGCATTTATCGGATAAAAAAGCGTTTATCGGATCTTAAACCCCCCCTCCTTATTAAGTCAATCTCAGGAAAAATTCCCTTCCTTGTGCAGATCAGAGGGGTGTGTTAAAATCACGCACCATTTTCTTTGGGTACCACTCTTTTTAAAAGGTCTTGAATAACATGAAGAAAGTTGCAATTGTCGGCCGTCCCAATGTTGGAAAATCAACTCTTTTTAACCGGTTATTAGGAAAAAGAATCGCAATTGTCCAAGATGAGCCCGGGGTTACCCGAGATCGGAATATCCAGGGTTGTTCCTATGATGGAAAGAAGTTTTTCCTTTTGGATACCGGAGGAGTAATTTCGGAGAAAAAACGGGGAATGGAACAAGCGGTTATGCACCAGGTGAAGCTGGCTATAGGGGAGGCCGATCTTTTAATTTTTTTAATGGATGGGAAAGAGGGTTTAACCCCTTTGGATCAAGAAATCCACCGAATGCTCTGCAAAAGCGGAAAGACACTTTTTTATGGGGTGAATAAAGTAGATGTAAAAAATAGTGAGAAAAATTTTTCAGATTTCTACCGGTTGGGTAAGGTCACCTTTTTCCCTCTTTCTTCTGAGCATGGACGTGGGATTGGTGATTTGATGGAAGCCCTTTTTCCTTACTTAGGGGACAATGAAAAAATCGATTTTAATCCCAATATAAGAGTAGCGGTATTGGGCCGACCCAATACCGGAAAATCAACCCTTATTAACACGTTGTTGGATGAAGAACGGTTGGTGACCAGTGAGGTTCCCGGGACTACTCGGGATTCCATTGATACACAGGTGATCCACCAAACGGAAACGTTTCTTTTTATTGATACGGCTGGAATTCGAAAGCGGTCCAAGGTGAAAGGAGATGTTGAATATTATAGTGTTCAGCGGGCCCTTCAGAGTTTGAAACGATGTGACGTTGCTCTTCTCCTATTGGATGCGGTGGAGGGAATCACTGACCAGGATACCAAAATTGCAACCGCCATTCAAACCGAAGGGAAAGGGTGTCTTCTTGTTTTAAACAAAATCGATCTTATTTCGGATTTTGGGAAATTTAAAAAGGAGAAAGCGGATTGGATCCAAAAGCACTTTCCTTTTTTAACTTTTGCCCCGGTTTTATTTATTTCAGGAAAAAAAAAGGTAGGCATACAATCCCTCTTTCAGAACATTCAGGGGGTGATGCAAGAATACGAAAAGCGGGTTGGGACCGCAGATTTAAACCGGGTGTTTGAAAAATTAGTTTCCGAGTACCCTCATCCTCTTTACAAGGGCAGGGAGGTAAAGTTTTATTTTATGACTCAAGTGGGGATAAAGCCTCCCTCCTTTGTCGTTTTTATAAAACGAAAGGTGGGAGTCAAGGTTTCCTATGTGCGTTATTTGGAAAATGGTATCCGAAAGGCTTTCTCCTTTAAAGGTGTTCCCTTAAGGATTTTTTTACGAGAACGGACTTAAACCCTTTTTCTTTGACCTGGATAATAAACTTTCGATAGGGTAAAATGGAGTAAAAAAGTGGAAAAAAGTGTAAAATTTTGTTTTTTTTTGTTTTTCCTGGTTATTTAAGAATCCGCGTTTATGGAGGGGAAAAATGATTCCAGATATTATGACGGCCCGCCAGGTGGGGGCCTATTTACAAGTAGATGAAAGGACGATTTATAAGCTGGCACGGAAGGGAGGTGTTCCATCGATGAAAATTTCCGGGCAATGGCGTTTTAAAAAGGATTTGATCGATGCTTGGATAGAGGAAGGGTGCCTAAAAAATGGGCCACTTCCTGGAAAATCAGGAAAAGAAGGGCATTCCTTAAGATCTTCGGTTTCTTTGGTTCGAAAGAGGTAGATGATGAGATTAGGAAAAAGTTGGAAGAAGCGAGAAGGCTCTAAAGATCTTCAGTGGATATTAAGTGACACTTTGAAAGTTAGCCCCATTATTGCCAGAATTTTAATAAACCGTGGCATAACCTCCCCGGAGGAAGCCCAGGACTTTATAAATTCCGGCCCATCTTCTCTTCACCCCCCTTTTCTGTTGCCGGACCTTTCCAAAGCCTTGGACCGGATATTAATGGCCCTCCAAAAGGGGGAAAAAGTCGTTATATATGGGGATTATGATGTAGATGGAGTCACGGCCACCTCTCTCTATTTAGAATTTTTTAAAACCCTGGGGAAAAGAGTGGACTATTATATTCCTGACCGTATAGCTGAAGGATATGGTTTAAACCTATTCGCCATTCAAAACCTGGTCAATGAAGGAGTCCAACTACTTATAACGGCCGATTGTGGAACGACCTCCGTTAAGGAGATTTCATGGGCGCAGGAAAATGGAATGGATGTAATTGTAACGGATCACCATCAACCTCCACCGGAAACCCCTCCCGCTTATGCCTTAATTAATCCCCACCGCGAGGATGGGGAATATCCTTTCACTGGATTATGTGCGGTGGGTATTGCTTTTAAATTGGTTCAAGGGTATTTCCTTAAAATGGAGAACTCCCGTCCCGCTTTGGATGAACGGTTAATTCCCTATTTGGACTTGGTGGCACTCGGTACGATTGCTGATGTTGCCCCCCTTCGGGGTGAAAATCGGTTCCTTGTAAAAGAAGGTTTGAAGGTGCTTTCGCAAACCCCGCGGTTGGGGTTAGATGTCCTTAAAAAAGTGTGCGGGGTGAATAACCGTCCAGTGAATGTGGGAACGGTAGGGTTTGTTTTGGGCCCCCGAATCAATGCCGGAGGGCGGATGGCCAATGCCAATGAAGGTGTTGTTCTATTAACCACCTCTTCCGCGGAGGAAGCACAAAGGGCAGCCCTTTACTTAAATCAACAAAATCAGGAGCGCCAGCGAATTGAAGCGGAAATTCTTAAGGAAGCCAATGAAAAAATTGCCGCGGAGGTTAATTTTGATAAGGAAAAAGCGTTGGTTTTGGCCTCCCCGCGATGGCATCCTGGGGTTATTGGAATCATTGCTTCACGATTGGTAGAGCGATATTACCGTCCAACGATTATTATTTCCATTAATCCAGATGGGGTGGGGAAAGGCTCCGCTCGGAGTATTCCCTCTTTCCATTTATATCAAGGGTTGCTCCAATGTTCAGAACTTATGGAGGGGTTTGGGGGCCACAAATATGCTGCAGGGCTTACCATCCGGGCCGAAAAAATTGATTCTCTTCGGGAAAAATTTTCATCCCTTGTTGAAAAAACGCTAACTCCAGAGGAATTGGAGCCTTGCCTGATGATTGATGCAGAGGTCCAACTGGATGATTTAAATCTGCAGCTTACGGATGAGCTCGAAACACTATCCCCGTACGGGGCTGCCAATCCGGAACCGGTTTTTATGACAAGGTCTCTAGAACCCTTATTCCCCAGAGTAGTCGGGAAAGATCATTTGAAAATGCGGGTTCAAAGGGGAACCCTGAGTTGTGACGCAATCGGATTTCAAATGGGATCTGTTTTTTCCAATCTTCTGAGGCAGGAGGTTCGGATTGATATGGCTTTCTCTTTAATTCAGGATATTTGGAGGGGTGAAAAAAAACTTCAGCTCCGAATCCGGGACCTGCGAAATCCAATGGGTTCGGTGGAAGAAAAACGTATTTAGATGTGTCCTAAAGGGTAAAAAGAAATGGAACAATCGGTTGAACAATTAATCAAAAGGGTGTTGTCCTACAATCCCCAGGCTGAAGTTGAAAATATTCGCAAGGCCTTTGAGGTATCGGCCAAAGCCCATCAGGGACAAACCCGACGCTCAGGGGAGCCTTATGTGAAACACCCCATTGAGGTGGCTTCCATTCTTACTGATTTGAAGTTGGATGTTCCTTCCATTGTGGCGGGTTTTTTGCACGATACTGTTGAAGATACTCACCTTTCCCTCGAGGAAGTGGAAAAAGAGTTTGGTTCTGAAATTTCTTTATTGGTCGAAGGGGTTACTAAAATCAGTAAAATCCGTTTTACCACCCATGAAGAACGACAAGCTGAGAATTTTAGAAAAATGCTTCTTTCTATGTCTGAGGATATTCGGGTGATTTTAATTAAATTAGCTGATCGTTTGCATAATATGAGAACCCTTCAACACCTTCCCGAACTCAAGCAAAAAAGAATTGCCCAGGAAACTTTGGATATTTATGCCCCCCTTGCCAACCGTTTAGGAATTGGTTGGATTAAAAGTGAACTGGAAGACCTTTGCTTTTCTTTTCTAAAAAACGAGGTCTATAAAAAACTGAGTAAAAAAGTAGCTAAGAAACGGGAGGAAAGGGAGCGTTATCTTCAGGAAGTGATTGAAGTGGTGAAAAAGAGTCTTAAAGAATACGGTTTGCCCGGTCAGGTGGTAGGCCGGTCAAAACATATTTACGGAATTTATCAGAAAATGGAACGTCAGGGAATTCCCTTTGACGAAGTTTATGATCTGGCCGGGGTCAGAATTATTACTGATTCAGTTGTGAACTGTTATGCCATATTTGGGATGGTTCATTCCCTTTGGCGTCCGGTCCCTGGGCGGTTTAAAGATTATATAGGGGTTCCGAAATCTAACCGGTATCAATCCCTTCATACCACCGTCCATGGACCTACAGGGGAGAGGGTAGAGTTCCAAATACGGAGCCAGGAAATGCACCACATTGCGGAAGAGGGAATTGCCGCTCATTGGAAATACAAGGAAAAGGGAAAAATTGATTCCAAAGATGATAAGGTGTTTGCGTGGCTTCGCCAAATGGTGGAGTGGCAGCATGAATTGGCGGATCAACGGCAATTTATGGATTCTTTGAAGGTTAACCTTTTTCCAGATGTTGTTTATGTGTTTACCCCGAAAGGGGAGGTTAAGGAATTGGTGAAAGGGTCTACCCCGGTTGATTTTGCGTATAGTATCCATACCGAGATCGGCCATCGCTGCGTGGGGGCAAAAATTGATGGAAAGATTGTGCCGTTGAAGTACCCTTTGAAGAGTGGGGACCGAGTGGAAATCATAACCACTCCCATCCATACCCCCAGTAAAGATTGGTTAAAATTTGTCAAAACCTCCCGGGCCAAGGCTCGGATAAAACATTGGATAAAGATAGAAGAGCGTAAGAGAAGTTTGGAAATTGGTAAACGGCTTTTGGAACGGGAAATGAGGAAAAACCACCTGAGTCCCAGTGAGTGTTTTAAGTCCGAGAAATTATTAAATGTGGGAAAGGAAATGGGAATTGAAAACGTGGAGGAACTGATTGTCACTCTTGGTTATGGAAGGGTTTCTCCCCACCAGGTTGTCAACCGATTGCTTTCGGATGAAAAATTAAAAGAAGGCTTAAAAGAAAAGCTGGCCCGAAAAATAGGTCTTCCCCAACAGGGGGTAAAAATAAAAGGGGTGGGGGATATTTTGATTCATTTTTCCAAGTGTTGTAATCCCGTCCCGGGAGACCAGATCATCGGGTTTATTACGCGGGGTAGGGGACTTTCCATTCATTCGGTAGATTGTCCCAACATTGATGAATTGGATTACGATAAAGACCGTCTAATGGATGTGGATTGGGATACCGAGGGAACGGTCATGCATCCCGTTAAAATTTCCGTTCTTACGGTGGATCGCCCGGGGCTTTTGGCAAGTGTTTCCTCATCCATTAGTTCCGCTAAGGCAAATATTAGTCATGCTCAAATTAATACAACCGATGACCAGCGAGCTGTTTTAAAGTTCGTGGTCAATATCCAAAATAAAGCTCACCTGGATAAGGTTCTTAAAAAAATTGAACAGGTCGAAGGGGTTTTACAGGCCCACCGGGTTCGACAAGGGTAATCCCGGCTTCATGACGGCCGTTCTTGCAATACGGGATTGGAAAAGCTTCTTTTAGAATCTCATCTCAATTTCAAAGATAAAACCCCTGACCGACAATAATTCCCCACTAACCAAAAGGTGTTGCTGACCATCTTTTTTTAAAATGAAAACAACATTTTTTTCACTTCGTCAAAAGATTGGGCTGTGGGGGGGGATTCCCTTAACCCTAATTTTTTTCGGTTTGTTCCCCATGGAAGGGTTAAGTGCAGAAGGCAAAAAAGTACTTGCGATTGCTTTTTTAATGGCCTTTTGGTGGATGACCGAGGCTATTCCTTTGTATGCCACAGCGCTGATTCCCTTAGCTGCCTTTCCTCTTTTGGGCATTATGAGGGCGGGGGATTTGGCCTCTTCCTATGGTCATCATTACATTTACTTTTTTATGGGAGGTTTTTTTCTAGCCAAGGCCATTGAAAAATGGAATCTTCATGGGCGAATGGCCCTATCCATTATTTCTTTCGTCGGAACAAGTCCTCGAGGAATTATTTTTGGAATCATGGCTGCTACGGCTTTTTTATCCATGTGGATTTCGGATACAGCTTCTACGATGGTGATGTTTCCCATCGGGTTGGCGATTTTATTCCACGTTGAAAACGCTTTAAAACTGAGCCCATCTGAAAATGATCTTGATTACAAAAATTTTGCTTCCTGTTTGATTTTAAGCATCGCTTATGCATCCTTGATCGGAGGCATTGGCACTTTGATTGGGACTCCTCCAAATATTGTTTTTGCAAGTGCCATCAAAACGCTTTATCCGGAGGCCCCCGAGGTCACTTTTTTCAAGTGGATGATGGTCGGGTTGCCGTTGACCCTTGTTTTTCTTCCCCTGACTTGGGTTTATCTGACCCGATTTGCGCTTCCCGTCAAATTAGCGGAAATTCCAGGAGGCCAGGAGCTGATTCAAAACAAACGAAAAGAACTTGGACTGATGACAAAAGGAGAGAAATTTACCTCGGTTATTTTTATCCTAGCAATTATCGGTTGGGTTTTTCGAAAGAATATAGAGGTGGGGGCATTTACGATTCCCGGTTGGGCCCCTCTTTTTGGTTTAGAAAACCATGTCAATGATTCCACCGTGGCTATTTTAGCCGCTTTAATCTTATTTATCCTTCCTGTGGATTTAAAAAAAAAGGAATTTGTTTTGGATTGGGAGCATGCCAAAGAGATTCCCTGGGGAATTCTAATCCTGTTTGGAGGTGGGATTGCCTTGGCCTCTGCCATCCAGTCCAGTGGGCTTTCCCAATGGATTGGAGAGGGGTTGGCTGTTTTAGAGGGATTGCCCATCGTTTTGGTCATTTTGGGGATTTGCTTGGTAATGACCTTTTTGACGCAAGTGACTTCTAATACAGCGATCTCCACTGTCTTTATGCCCATAATGGGTTCCATGGCCGTGGCCATGGAAGTCAATCCGATGCTGTTTATGGTTCCCACCGCGATGGCCGCCTCCTGCGCCTTTATGCTTCCCGTGGCTACCCCACCCACAGCCATTGTATTTGGGAGTGGTTACATTTCAATTACACAGATGGCCAAGGCGGGCTTAGGGCTTAATCTGATCGGGGCCTTACTCATCACGTTAGTGGTTTATCTGATTGCTGTACCCGTCCTAGGGATTTCGTTCTCTGGTTTGCCCCATTGGGTTGGATTTTAATTTTTTACTTTCCTTTCTTTAAATTGAAATCGGGTACCTAGGACAAGATGGTGGGTTTTTATCGTTCCGGATGCAGCTTCCAGAATATACTGTGCATTATGGGTGGTTCCATAAATTGGACAGGGGTCTTTTTGACAGGGGGGGGCATTTTCCTTCAATTCAATAATTTCTTTATTGGAATTTAACCAAAGAATATCCAGTGAAATAAAGCAGTTTTTCATCCAAATCCGATACCCACCGGGCTTTGGGTAAAAGAACAACATTCCTCTATCCGAGGGGAGGTCTTTGCGAAACATGAGGCCCTGTTTCCTTTTTGAAAAAGTGTCGGCGATTTCAGCATAAAGGATAGAACCCGAAGGTAAAACAAGAGTTTCAAGACCATGGGGTATGATCCCCTGTTTTTTTTGAGAGGGGTTGGGGGTAGAATATATTTCCCTTAGGCCCCAAAAACCGATAAAAATTAAGATCAGGGATATGATGAAGGTTGTGGTTTTTAGTTTCTGATTTTTCCTTCCCATTCCCTCATCCTAAGGATGGTGACCATTAATTGTCAATGGGTCTAGATCGTCTTTCGGTTTTTTTTTTTTGACTTCGAAAATTTTTTGACCAATGTGTTTTGGTTGGTATTTTCTTAGTTTTTGGTTTTTTTATAAAATTCTCGACAAGTTGGATTGGGTATAGTATATTTAAAAGTAGGTTCAGGAGTAAAGATATGCAACCTTTAATGCTGTTGGTCATGCTGGGAAGTGGAAGTGTTGTCAGAATCTCCGAGAGGGAGAATGGGGGTGTGGCCATCCATGTTTCACAGGGGTTTTCCCATAAGAAATATTTTAGGACCGCTAAAAGCTATTCCGACCTAAGGTTTCATTTATCTCCTCCTATTCCCGGAGTAGAAGGGAATGGAATATTACTTTTAAGCCGGATTTTTATGGGGTTGGAGAATGTAAGGGATTGTTTGGTTTCCGGGCCCTGTAGCAAAAAAGAGGAATTTTTTTTAATCATTGGAGAGTGTGGCATGAGCCCTGAGGGGAATTTTCAATGGGAAACAGCTCGATTTGAACCCTTAGATCTCTCAACCCTATTGACTGTTACTCCCCGCAGATGCATTTTGACTTTTCTGGAAGCCGTCTATCCTTTAAAATACCAATATCGCTATTCAGCAGGCACAAGGGAAAATTTCAGGTAAGGTAGGACTTGAACCTTTCCCTTAAATCTTGTTATCTTATCAAACGTTTTTAAATTCTCAAATCCTTTATCAAAATGAAACCATTTCATATGGCAATCGCCCTTTCCACTTTTAATTTTAAAAATGGCTATACGTATTCGTAGGGTTTATACCAGAACAGGCGATCAGGGAACGACCTCATTGGTTGGAGGTAAGAGGGTCCCAAAAGACGCACAAAGGATTGAGGCCTATGGGTGTGTGGATGAACTCAACGCTATTGTGGGAATGACACGGGCGTTTAATCGAAAAATAAAGAGGGTAGAAGCCAAAGAGGTTGAAATTAAATTGAGGGTCATACAAAATGAATTGTTTGATGCGGGAAGTGAATTGGCAACTCCCCAAGAAGTTTTTATTAAGGGAATGCCCCAGATAGAAAAGGAACAAATCAGAAGGTTGGAACAGGAAATGGATCTGTATCAAAAAGAGGTTTTGCCTTTAAAATCTTTTGTCCTTCCTGGTGGGGGAATTATCAGCAGCCTTTTACACCATTGTCGAACGGTTTGCCGAAGAACGGAACGGGAGATTTTTCGTTTGGGAAATTCAGACAAAATAAACCCTCACGTTTTTATTTATATTAATCGATTAAGTGATTGGTTTTTTGTTCTTTCCAGATGGGTTTCGAAGCGATATGGAGAAAAGGAATCCCTTTGGGAAAGGGGGCTGAGTAAAGGTCCTCCTCTATTAAAAAGAAAAAAAAAACCTATTCGAAGAAAGTAAGATCCTCCCGGTCATTTAGGATCAGATAGGCCTCGCCCCATTGTTCCGGATTTGTGAGAGACCATTCCCCCTCCTTTTCTTGGTCCCCGTCACCTATAGGCTTTAAGCGAAGCCCCCATGCCCCCCCAAAAACGAGAAACGCCTCACCATCTCCTGAATCCTCTACTTTTTGTGAATACGCGGGGCAAACTGGATTTTCTGGGTCATCTGACCAACCGGTAATTTGACACAAGGTCCCTTCAGGATCTTGATCATACATTTTAACCTGCTTTATGGGTCGGGGAGGCCCCACTGTTTT
The nucleotide sequence above comes from Nitrospiria bacterium. Encoded proteins:
- a CDS encoding bifunctional (p)ppGpp synthetase/guanosine-3',5'-bis(diphosphate) 3'-pyrophosphohydrolase, which translates into the protein MEQSVEQLIKRVLSYNPQAEVENIRKAFEVSAKAHQGQTRRSGEPYVKHPIEVASILTDLKLDVPSIVAGFLHDTVEDTHLSLEEVEKEFGSEISLLVEGVTKISKIRFTTHEERQAENFRKMLLSMSEDIRVILIKLADRLHNMRTLQHLPELKQKRIAQETLDIYAPLANRLGIGWIKSELEDLCFSFLKNEVYKKLSKKVAKKREERERYLQEVIEVVKKSLKEYGLPGQVVGRSKHIYGIYQKMERQGIPFDEVYDLAGVRIITDSVVNCYAIFGMVHSLWRPVPGRFKDYIGVPKSNRYQSLHTTVHGPTGERVEFQIRSQEMHHIAEEGIAAHWKYKEKGKIDSKDDKVFAWLRQMVEWQHELADQRQFMDSLKVNLFPDVVYVFTPKGEVKELVKGSTPVDFAYSIHTEIGHRCVGAKIDGKIVPLKYPLKSGDRVEIITTPIHTPSKDWLKFVKTSRAKARIKHWIKIEERKRSLEIGKRLLEREMRKNHLSPSECFKSEKLLNVGKEMGIENVEELIVTLGYGRVSPHQVVNRLLSDEKLKEGLKEKLARKIGLPQQGVKIKGVGDILIHFSKCCNPVPGDQIIGFITRGRGLSIHSVDCPNIDELDYDKDRLMDVDWDTEGTVMHPVKISVLTVDRPGLLASVSSSISSAKANISHAQINTTDDQRAVLKFVVNIQNKAHLDKVLKKIEQVEGVLQAHRVRQG
- a CDS encoding alpha/beta fold hydrolase, with translation MPKLNFSKNSNQFLDYSFTSPSGKSGTETLIIYIHGFASHQRGEKVLFLQERFNEIGTAFLAFDHRGHGNSSGTMKGLTVTKNLEDLGQIIQFQGENFKNLVLIGSSMGGQTAAWYAANHPNQIDANLLIAPAFRFLENRKRELGPQGLKSLEEKGEITIKNDWVEVTIGKELVEDAQNYPVETLLQKYQTPTLMIHGLNDESVPISDSFSFIQASKARPSELLMIAGGDHRLTQHKDTLFLYMKTFLKKMGLI
- a CDS encoding cob(I)yrinic acid a,c-diamide adenosyltransferase, translated to MAIRIRRVYTRTGDQGTTSLVGGKRVPKDAQRIEAYGCVDELNAIVGMTRAFNRKIKRVEAKEVEIKLRVIQNELFDAGSELATPQEVFIKGMPQIEKEQIRRLEQEMDLYQKEVLPLKSFVLPGGGIISSLLHHCRTVCRRTEREIFRLGNSDKINPHVFIYINRLSDWFFVLSRWVSKRYGEKESLWERGLSKGPPLLKRKKKPIRRK
- the der gene encoding ribosome biogenesis GTPase Der; the encoded protein is MKKVAIVGRPNVGKSTLFNRLLGKRIAIVQDEPGVTRDRNIQGCSYDGKKFFLLDTGGVISEKKRGMEQAVMHQVKLAIGEADLLIFLMDGKEGLTPLDQEIHRMLCKSGKTLFYGVNKVDVKNSEKNFSDFYRLGKVTFFPLSSEHGRGIGDLMEALFPYLGDNEKIDFNPNIRVAVLGRPNTGKSTLINTLLDEERLVTSEVPGTTRDSIDTQVIHQTETFLFIDTAGIRKRSKVKGDVEYYSVQRALQSLKRCDVALLLLDAVEGITDQDTKIATAIQTEGKGCLLVLNKIDLISDFGKFKKEKADWIQKHFPFLTFAPVLFISGKKKVGIQSLFQNIQGVMQEYEKRVGTADLNRVFEKLVSEYPHPLYKGREVKFYFMTQVGIKPPSFVVFIKRKVGVKVSYVRYLENGIRKAFSFKGVPLRIFLRERT
- a CDS encoding helix-turn-helix domain-containing protein, translated to MIPDIMTARQVGAYLQVDERTIYKLARKGGVPSMKISGQWRFKKDLIDAWIEEGCLKNGPLPGKSGKEGHSLRSSVSLVRKR
- the recJ gene encoding single-stranded-DNA-specific exonuclease RecJ gives rise to the protein MMRLGKSWKKREGSKDLQWILSDTLKVSPIIARILINRGITSPEEAQDFINSGPSSLHPPFLLPDLSKALDRILMALQKGEKVVIYGDYDVDGVTATSLYLEFFKTLGKRVDYYIPDRIAEGYGLNLFAIQNLVNEGVQLLITADCGTTSVKEISWAQENGMDVIVTDHHQPPPETPPAYALINPHREDGEYPFTGLCAVGIAFKLVQGYFLKMENSRPALDERLIPYLDLVALGTIADVAPLRGENRFLVKEGLKVLSQTPRLGLDVLKKVCGVNNRPVNVGTVGFVLGPRINAGGRMANANEGVVLLTTSSAEEAQRAALYLNQQNQERQRIEAEILKEANEKIAAEVNFDKEKALVLASPRWHPGVIGIIASRLVERYYRPTIIISINPDGVGKGSARSIPSFHLYQGLLQCSELMEGFGGHKYAAGLTIRAEKIDSLREKFSSLVEKTLTPEELEPCLMIDAEVQLDDLNLQLTDELETLSPYGAANPEPVFMTRSLEPLFPRVVGKDHLKMRVQRGTLSCDAIGFQMGSVFSNLLRQEVRIDMAFSLIQDIWRGEKKLQLRIRDLRNPMGSVEEKRI
- a CDS encoding SLC13 family permease; translated protein: MEGLSAEGKKVLAIAFLMAFWWMTEAIPLYATALIPLAAFPLLGIMRAGDLASSYGHHYIYFFMGGFFLAKAIEKWNLHGRMALSIISFVGTSPRGIIFGIMAATAFLSMWISDTASTMVMFPIGLAILFHVENALKLSPSENDLDYKNFASCLILSIAYASLIGGIGTLIGTPPNIVFASAIKTLYPEAPEVTFFKWMMVGLPLTLVFLPLTWVYLTRFALPVKLAEIPGGQELIQNKRKELGLMTKGEKFTSVIFILAIIGWVFRKNIEVGAFTIPGWAPLFGLENHVNDSTVAILAALILFILPVDLKKKEFVLDWEHAKEIPWGILILFGGGIALASAIQSSGLSQWIGEGLAVLEGLPIVLVILGICLVMTFLTQVTSNTAISTVFMPIMGSMAVAMEVNPMLFMVPTAMAASCAFMLPVATPPTAIVFGSGYISITQMAKAGLGLNLIGALLITLVVYLIAVPVLGISFSGLPHWVGF
- a CDS encoding DUF192 domain-containing protein, which encodes MGRKNQKLKTTTFIISLILIFIGFWGLREIYSTPNPSQKKQGIIPHGLETLVLPSGSILYAEIADTFSKRKQGLMFRKDLPSDRGMLFFYPKPGGYRIWMKNCFISLDILWLNSNKEIIELKENAPPCQKDPCPIYGTTHNAQYILEAASGTIKTHHLVLGTRFQFKERKVKN